In Bacteroidota bacterium, a single window of DNA contains:
- a CDS encoding uroporphyrinogen-III synthase — translation MAEQPTQAAAQPHSPLLGKTILVTRAKEQAAEFVKLLEQLGASVMLFPTIQIVPPKSWEECDNAIAHIGTYDAIVLTSSNAAENFFTRVRLADNGTAKLIAEKTVYAVGEKTREAAEKHNIPVAAMPAVSDAKNLAITLSRTDVKGKRFLFPKGNLAGKVVTFALQEHGATVDEVVVYETIQPSETDAEAVKQRLRKNEIDVVTFFSPSSVSNFLASISEELLENTTIAVIGHTTAAAAKNLSLPVHVVAEHATSANFVGSIVRYYE, via the coding sequence ATGGCAGAACAACCGACACAGGCGGCGGCTCAACCTCATTCTCCCCTTCTCGGGAAGACAATTCTCGTCACGCGGGCGAAGGAACAGGCGGCGGAATTCGTCAAGCTGCTCGAGCAGCTTGGAGCTTCCGTGATGCTTTTTCCGACCATCCAGATCGTCCCGCCGAAATCCTGGGAGGAATGCGACAACGCCATCGCTCATATCGGCACCTACGATGCCATCGTTCTTACGAGCTCGAATGCCGCGGAAAATTTTTTCACACGCGTCCGGCTCGCCGATAACGGCACAGCAAAGCTGATCGCAGAAAAGACCGTCTATGCCGTCGGCGAAAAAACCAGGGAAGCGGCGGAAAAGCATAACATCCCCGTTGCCGCGATGCCAGCGGTCTCGGATGCGAAAAATCTTGCCATCACACTTTCACGGACCGATGTCAAAGGGAAGCGCTTCCTTTTCCCGAAGGGCAATCTCGCCGGGAAAGTCGTGACGTTTGCCCTTCAGGAACACGGTGCGACCGTCGACGAAGTGGTCGTGTATGAAACCATCCAGCCCTCGGAGACCGATGCCGAAGCGGTCAAACAAAGACTCCGGAAAAACGAGATCGATGTAGTGACATTTTTCAGCCCCTCGAGCGTGTCAAATTTCCTCGCATCAATTTCGGAAGAGCTCCTGGAGAACACAACGATCGCGGTCATCGGGCATACAACGGCCGCGGCGGCGAAGAATTTGTCCCTTCCGGTTCATGTCGTTGCGGAGCATGCCACATCAGCCAATTTTGTCGGGTCGATCGTCCGATACTATGAATAA